In one Brassica oleracea var. oleracea cultivar TO1000 chromosome C9, BOL, whole genome shotgun sequence genomic region, the following are encoded:
- the LOC106315846 gene encoding F-box/kelch-repeat protein At3g23880-like isoform X1, producing MSSRNLKMRRRRELPFELVVEILTRVPVKDLMRFRCVCKSWRSLFKEERFCRQHMTRAPTRIVSFHFEDTLLLGRFSESAKPEMMILEEVSVNVGDDSSLLNDTTVVLGHCHGLFCLYFENNTFGLWNPSLRELRTIHPPYRYNWYEMGFGYDHSSQDYKIVLVLKMQGRRSRSSQALVLSLKSGVSRMINCLCLENFDMIHDTISGTLVGETIYWQLCDDNVKVTDKLLSFDLVSETFNLCPCPSNCGKGLPQVIAGLRGGGLCIVGVDDMSGGLIVWSAQHDGGGGIKSWSKICNLSLGILEISASCRIDDKIWLSSAVTYAGLLLALVKFGRESKLLSYNLEEKSLTNVETSLSLSTCDFLETYVETLVPVPIPEWKL from the exons ATGTCATCTAGAAATCTGAAGATGAGGAGAAGAAGAGAGCTTCCGTTTGAATTAGTGGTGGAAATACTCACTAGGGTTCCTGTTAAGGATTTAATGAGGTTTAGATGTGTCTGCAAAAGTTGGCGATCTTTGTTCAAAGAAGAGAGGTTTTGTAGACAGCACATGACCCGTGCCCCAACGAGGATCGTGTCCTTCCATTTTGAGGATACTCTACTACTTGGTCGTTTTTCTGAAAGTGCCAAGCCTGAGATGATGATACTCGAAGAGGTTAGCGTAAACGTCGGAGATGACAGTAGTTTGCTTAACGATACTACTGTAGTACTTGGTCACTGCCATGGACTGTTTTGCTTATATTTTGAAAATAACACTTTTGGTCTTTGGAACCCTTCATTGAGAGAATTAAGAACAATACACCCACCTTATCGCTACAACTGGTATGAGATGGGTTTTGGGTATGACCACTCAAGTCAAGATTACAAGATTGTGTTGGTTCTAAAAATGCAAGGCAGACGCAGCCGCTCCTCTCAAGCACTTGTGTTATCCTTAAAGTCAGGTGTGTCTCGGATGATTAATTGCCTGTGTTTGGAAAACTTTGACATGATCCACGATACAATTTCTGGAACCCTGGTTGGTGAAACTATCTACTGGCAGCTATGTGATGATAATGTAAAAGTAACTGATAAGCTTTTGAGCTTTGATTTGGTGTCTGAGACATTCAACTTGTGCCCATGTCCGAGTAATTGTGGTAAAGGACTTCCTCAGGTTATAGCGGGATTGAGAGGAGGTGGTCTATGTATAGTAGGGGTTGACGACATGTCTGGTGGTTTAATCGTTTGGTCTGCCCAACATGATGGTGGTGGTGGTATCAAATCCTGGAGCAAGATTTGCAATCTCTCGCTTGGCATTCTTGAAATCTCGGCTAGTTGTCGTATCGATGATAAGATCTGGCTATCCTCTGCGGTAACTTATGCAGGATTGCTATTAGCTCTTGTAAAAT TTGGGAGAGAATCAAAATTGCTTTCCTACAACTTAGAGGAGAAAAGTTTGACAAATGTTGAGACTAGTTTGTCCCTCTCTACCTGTGATTTTCTTGAGACGTATGTTGAAACGCTTGTCCCCGTCCCTATTCCTGAATGGAAGCTTTAA
- the LOC106315846 gene encoding F-box/kelch-repeat protein At3g23880-like isoform X2, with protein MSSRNLKMRRRRELPFELVVEILTRVPVKDLMRFRCVCKSWRSLFKEERFCRQHMTRAPTRIVSFHFEDTLLLGRFSESAKPEMMILEEVSVNVGDDSSLLNDTTVVLGHCHGLFCLYFENNTFGLWNPSLRELRTIHPPYRYNWYEMGFGYDHSSQDYKIVLVLKMQGRRSRSSQALVLSLKSGVSRMINCLCLENFDMIHDTISGTLVGETIYWQLCDDNVKVTDKLLSFDLVSETFNLCPCPSNCGKGLPQVIAGLRGGGLCIVGVDDMSGGLIVWSAQHDGGGGIKSWSKICNLSLGILEISASCRIDDKIWLSSAVTYAGLLLALVKFGRESKLLSYNLEEKSLTNVETSLSLSTCDFLETYVETLVPVPIPEWKL; from the exons ATGTCATCTAGAAATCTGAAGATGAGGAGAAGAAGAGAGCTTCCGTTTGAATTAGTGGTGGAAATACTCACTAGGGTTCCTGTTAAGGATTTAATGAGGTTTAGATGTGTCTGCAAAAGTTGGCGATCTTTGTTCAAAGAAGAGAGGTTTTGTAGACAGCACATGACCCGTGCCCCAACGAGGATCGTGTCCTTCCATTTTGAGGATACTCTACTACTTGGTCGTTTTTCTGAAAGTGCCAAGCCTGAGATGATGATACTCGAAGAGGTTAGCGTAAACGTCGGAGATGACAGTAGTTTGCTTAACGATACTACTGTAGTACTTGGTCACTGCCATGGACTGTTTTGCTTATATTTTGAAAATAACACTTTTGGTCTTTGGAACCCTTCATTGAGAGAATTAAGAACAATACACCCACCTTATCGCTACAACTGGTATGAGATGGGTTTTGGGTATGACCACTCAAGTCAAGATTACAAGATTGTGTTGGTTCTAAAAATGCAAGGCAGACGCAGCCGCTCCTCTCAAGCACTTGTGTTATCCTTAAAGTCAGGTGTGTCTCGGATGATTAATTGCCTGTGTTTGGAAAACTTTGACATGATCCACGATACAATTTCTGGAACCCTGGTTGGTGAAACTATCTACTGGCAGCTATGTGATGATAATGTAAAAGTAACTGATAAGCTTTTGAGCTTTGATTTGGTGTCTGAGACATTCAACTTGTGCCCATGTCCGAGTAATTGTGGTAAAGGACTTCCTCAGGTTATAGCGGGATTGAGAGGAGGTGGTCTATGTATAGTAGGGGTTGACGACATGTCTGGTGGTTTAATCGTTTGGTCTGCCCAAC ATGATGGTGGTGGTGGTATCAAATCCTGGAGCAAGATTTGCAATCTCTCGCTTGGCATTCTTGAAATCTCGGCTAGTTGTCGTATCGATGATAAGATCTGGCTATCCTCTGCGGTAACTTATGCAGGATTGCTATTAGCTCTTGTAAAATTTGGGAGAGAATCAAAATTGCTTTCCTACAACTTAGAGGAGAAAAGTTTGACAAATGTTGAGACTAGTTTGTCCCTCTCTACCTGTGATTTTCTTGAGACGTATGTTGAAACGCTTGTCCCCGTCCCTATTCCTGAATGGAAGCTTTAA